The following are from one region of the Terriglobales bacterium genome:
- a CDS encoding protein kinase: MIGQTIGHYRITAEVGRGGMGVVYAAEDLNLGRQVAIKFLTPEMGSDPDTLERFRREARACSSLNHPNICTIYDLEKEGDRNFIVMELMEGQPLSHKLVAGSLRIGDVLDLGTQIADALDAAHAKGVIHRDIKPANIFVTRRGQAKILDFGLAKLPKKQHVAETAAIGGPPSDPGLSLTQSGTTVGTIAYMSPEQACGEELDARSDLFSFGAVLYEMSTGKVPFPGNSPAMVFNQILERQPIAPRQVNPDLPQRLDEIILRALEKDRELRYQSAGEMRAELRRLARDSSSGKMAAAAPRSTAQQKVPSSSEILMGEAKRHKWQIVAGLVVAIGIIAALSIGAFQWLGASQVPFDTQNMKLTRLTQHGHAVYAGISPDGKYIAYARREGDRSLWVKSITTGSHIQVVPPQPGFYQHDISFTPDGDYVYFARHTPENPAVLALYSVPTLGGPIKKIVEDVASGCTFSPDGKQIAFIRADFAHGKTLLMVASTDGSSQRELASRGSNEGFRQSAPAWSPDGKLVASAAEHLGKDAATIVAVYPVQGGKAVEIPSKLMVEGVRWLTAGGLLLLGSDLTHGDRVQLYYQPYPKGELRRFTSDLGSYQSVSLDASEKMIAAVQVDRGRNVYVAPASDPTAMTQVTQDRDIGNTVAWLSNERLIMDDPDLNLDLLRPDGSDRDTLKQDLPSAFPTRCGENAVLVARFDPAENSVNVWKVDAASGATRQLTHGNRNFPGSCSPDGKWAYYSNADVSPQRMMRIATDGGQPEAIGPPAAFAPQVSPDGTLVLFPYTEGSGGARVFYFAVMRLADGQILHRWSIGAGFNDTLQWLPDGKGFLYTRLLGQNINLWQQMLDEKEARQVTRLTVANDMISSFAFSPDGKRIAIVRGPENVDVVLFTDFRK, encoded by the coding sequence ATGATCGGCCAGACCATCGGGCACTACCGCATTACCGCCGAAGTCGGGCGCGGCGGCATGGGCGTGGTGTACGCCGCCGAGGACCTGAACCTCGGCCGGCAAGTCGCCATCAAGTTCCTCACGCCCGAGATGGGTTCCGACCCCGACACGCTCGAGCGCTTCCGCCGCGAGGCACGTGCCTGCTCCTCGCTCAATCACCCGAACATCTGCACCATCTACGACCTCGAGAAAGAGGGCGACCGCAACTTCATCGTGATGGAGCTGATGGAGGGCCAGCCGCTTTCGCACAAGCTGGTCGCGGGCTCGCTGCGCATCGGCGACGTGCTCGACCTCGGCACCCAGATCGCCGACGCGCTCGACGCCGCCCACGCCAAGGGCGTCATCCATCGCGACATCAAGCCCGCCAACATCTTCGTCACCAGGCGCGGACAGGCCAAGATCCTCGACTTCGGCCTCGCCAAGCTGCCCAAGAAGCAGCACGTCGCCGAGACCGCCGCCATCGGCGGTCCCCCGAGCGATCCCGGGCTCTCGCTCACGCAGTCGGGCACCACGGTCGGGACCATCGCGTACATGTCGCCGGAGCAGGCCTGCGGCGAAGAGCTCGACGCTCGCTCCGATCTCTTCAGCTTCGGAGCGGTGCTGTACGAGATGTCCACCGGCAAGGTGCCGTTCCCGGGCAACAGTCCGGCGATGGTGTTCAACCAGATCCTCGAGCGCCAACCGATCGCGCCCCGCCAAGTGAATCCCGACCTGCCCCAGCGGCTGGACGAGATCATCCTGCGCGCGCTCGAGAAAGACCGCGAGCTGCGCTACCAGTCGGCCGGCGAGATGCGCGCGGAGCTGCGCCGCCTGGCCCGCGATTCCAGCTCCGGCAAGATGGCCGCCGCCGCGCCCCGCTCCACCGCGCAGCAGAAGGTGCCGTCGAGCTCCGAGATCCTGATGGGCGAGGCCAAGCGGCACAAGTGGCAGATCGTCGCGGGCCTGGTCGTGGCCATCGGGATCATCGCCGCGCTCTCCATCGGCGCCTTCCAGTGGCTGGGCGCATCGCAGGTCCCGTTCGACACGCAGAACATGAAGTTGACCCGCCTGACGCAGCACGGCCACGCCGTCTACGCCGGCATCTCGCCCGACGGCAAGTACATCGCCTACGCGCGCCGCGAAGGCGATCGCAGCCTCTGGGTGAAGTCGATCACGACCGGCAGCCACATCCAGGTGGTGCCGCCGCAGCCCGGCTTCTACCAGCACGACATCTCGTTCACGCCGGACGGCGACTACGTCTACTTCGCGCGGCACACCCCCGAGAACCCGGCGGTGCTGGCCCTCTACTCCGTCCCCACGCTGGGCGGACCGATCAAGAAGATCGTCGAAGACGTCGCCAGCGGCTGCACCTTCTCGCCCGACGGCAAGCAGATCGCCTTCATCCGTGCCGATTTCGCGCACGGCAAGACGCTGCTGATGGTCGCAAGCACCGACGGCAGCAGCCAGCGCGAACTGGCGTCGCGCGGCAGCAATGAAGGGTTCCGCCAGAGCGCGCCTGCCTGGTCGCCCGACGGCAAGCTCGTCGCCTCCGCCGCCGAGCACCTCGGAAAGGATGCCGCCACCATCGTCGCCGTGTACCCGGTGCAGGGCGGCAAGGCGGTGGAGATCCCGTCGAAGTTGATGGTGGAAGGCGTGCGCTGGCTGACCGCCGGCGGCCTGCTGCTCCTGGGATCGGACCTCACCCACGGCGACCGCGTGCAGCTCTATTACCAGCCCTATCCCAAAGGCGAACTGCGCCGCTTCACCAGCGACCTGGGGAGCTACCAGAGCGTGAGCCTCGACGCTTCGGAGAAGATGATCGCCGCCGTGCAGGTGGATCGCGGTCGCAATGTTTATGTAGCGCCCGCCTCCGATCCCACCGCCATGACGCAAGTGACGCAGGATCGCGACATCGGGAACACCGTCGCCTGGCTCTCCAATGAACGCCTGATCATGGATGATCCCGACCTGAACCTCGACCTGCTGCGGCCCGATGGCTCCGACCGCGACACCCTCAAGCAGGACCTGCCTTCCGCCTTCCCGACGCGTTGCGGCGAGAACGCCGTCCTGGTGGCGCGCTTCGATCCGGCGGAGAACAGCGTCAACGTTTGGAAGGTCGACGCCGCCAGCGGCGCGACTCGCCAGCTCACTCATGGGAACCGCAACTTCCCCGGTTCCTGTTCGCCCGACGGCAAGTGGGCCTACTACTCCAACGCCGACGTCTCGCCGCAGCGCATGATGAGGATCGCGACCGACGGCGGCCAGCCCGAAGCCATCGGCCCGCCGGCTGCGTTCGCGCCCCAGGTCTCGCCCGACGGCACTCTCGTGCTGTTCCCCTACACCGAAGGCTCCGGCGGCGCGCGCGTGTTCTACTTCGCCGTGATGCGCCTCGCAGATGGCCAGATCCTGCACCGCTGGTCGATCGGCGCCGGCTTCAATGACACGCTGCAATGGCTGCCCGACGGCAAGGGCTTCCTCTACACGCGTCTGCTGGGACAGAACATCAACCTCTGGCAGCAGATGCTGGATGAGAAAGAAGCGCGCCAGGTGACGCGCCTCACGGTCGCCAACGACATGATCAGCAGCTTCGCGTTCTCCCCGGACGGCAAGCGCATCGCCATCGTCCGCGGCCCCGAAAACGTGGATGTCGTGCTGTTCACCGATTTCCGCAAGTAG